The genomic interval GAACATTTAGCGGCAGGTAAAAACTATCCAACATACTTAAATGAACCAGAATCCAAAGTCGCAAATCCTGGTGTAAGTTATTTTGGTATAACCGTTGGTTCTATAGCGAAAGAAAACTTCGAAGATGCCGATTACAAAGCATTAGCAGGAACAAATTATATCTCCCCATTTTCAAGAACAGGTCTTGGAATGTGGGGGTGTATGAAACCTGATGTGGTTGAATTTGGAGGGGATTTAATAAAAAATAAGCTATCAGTTGAGCTCATTACAAAAGAATTGACATCTCCTGAATTGGTGAATTCAACTTTGTACGGTGCTAGCTCGGTTGGCAAAGACTCATATGGAACATCTTTCAGCACTCCAAAAGTGAGCTATATAGCTTCAAAACTACAAACAGAACACCCTACTGAAACGGCTCAAATGTATCGAGCTTTAATCATACAAAGTGCAAGATTGCCAGAACACTGCTTTCACAATCCAACACTTAACGATTTTAGATACTATGGATATGGCGTTCCAGATATTAATCGAGCATTAAATAATTCTCAAACAAGAATTACATTTATTCAAGACAGTAAAGTTGGGCCCAAAAAGGCAGACATTTATCGTTTGAAAATTCCTGAAGAATTACGAGGGGAAGGTAAAGAGTTCCGGATTTTAGTTGAAGTAACTCTAACTTTTACTGCGAAAACCCGATTAACACGTAAAGGCTCTCACTCATACTTATCTAATTGGCTTGAATGGCAGTCATCAAAATACAACGAAAGTTTTAATAGTTTCCGAAACAGAACAATTGAATATTTGGAAACTGATGAAGATGTGATTGAGGCCGGTGCAATTGACGAAGGAGTTAATTCAATTAAATGGATAATAAGGGAGAATCCTGCGTGGACAAATAATGAAATTAATCGAAATAATTCTACAGCCCAAAAAAGCTGGACATTAATAGAACCACAACAATTTGCAGAAGAATTTAGTATTGCAGTCATTGGTCATTTTGGTTGGGACAAAAATCTCGAAAATGAAACCAATTATGCTTTATGTGTCTCATTTGAGTTGTTAGACGCCCAAATGAACATTTACAATATTATGGCAGAGGCACAAGTTGAAATTGAACCTGAACAAGAAATAGAATTATAACTTTTTAGAACACAACACCATCTCCTAAATTTAATTACGATAAGGAGCTGCACATAACAAGGGTGTTGCCAAAATGCAGGCTGACGGATGCCGTGTTTCATCTTTCTGTTCATTGTGCATCTGCATATCCAGCTCGACCTTATCTATTTAGCTATGTACATATCCTTATCTTTTTTATCTTTACTAAGCTGCGGTCATCCGGGCGGACGGAATTCTATTCCCTGCACTTCGGCAATACCTGTCCGTGAACCTTACATTTCAATGAGACAAAAAATCCTCATATTTCTTTTGATATTTTCACCCCATGGAGTTAGTCTTTCGGCTCAAAGTATTACTAAAAAATATCCAGAGGTAGCCGAGAAAGTAAAAAAAATAAATGCTGACAGCTCTTTTAAAAAAATTACGTTGACGAATGAACAGTTTATGCCACAAATGACTGATGGCGGTGGGGAGCTTACTGGGTATTTTAAGAAAGGAATAATACAAAAAATTACAAGAAAGATCGGTTTGTCGTATGGTATTGAAACATACGACTATTATTTTACCAACGAAAAGCTGATGTTCATTTACGAGACATTTTATGTCTTCATAGTTAATGATAGCCTGGGGACATTGGATCAGACCAAGACAGAGTTGAATTTTATTGGAACCTATTATTTTCAAAATAATAAGTTGATTGATAGCGAAACAGTGGGGCACAACAGATTTGAAAAGGATGAAATTGATATGGAAACAATTCTTTTAAAAGAAACAGAAGAGAACCTATCCATGCTAAAACAAAAACGGGCCAAAGCTGCTAAGGAGGATTTGGTCCCTGGCTGCCGGTAACATATCAACTCTAGCAATAAGGAGAAAACCAGGTTACCGAAACATTTTAGTATCAGACAATACCAATTAGCATCCAGCTTTCCCAACCCAACCGTCGCAGCGCGACGATTTGTCGGTAGCCTTCGAAATCGACGATGTTTCCACTCGTTCCGTAGGAACGATTTGTGGTGATAGCATGGCGGCAATCTCTTACTACCAATTAACTAAGGTAAACGGCTAATACATGTAGCGACTAGTACTGCTAAGAAGGCAAGGAAATAATTGTTTTGTCAATGACACTATCTATAATTTGCTTAAAGGGCACAGAAACGTTTCTTAATTCCCATACTAACACTCTTTTTGGAATTTTAATCGGATTTTCAACACTAATTTCTGTTTCATTGTAGATACCTACTACTTTATACAGCCTCTTATTATATTTTTGTTCCAGGAGTTTAGAAAATGATACATCTGTATTAATTGACTCCGCAGCGTAGAAACAATAAACTGAGTCTAGATATGGCATATTGTCCTTTGGACTAAATTTTTTCTTTGGTATGTAAACATCCAGGTGTGGATAAGTCTCATCTGAATATGTAGATTTTATTAAGCTATCATTTTCACTGTAAATTTCCATACCAAGAAATGCTTTTCTTCTCAGAAAGGAGTCGACGTTAAATTGCACTCCTTTGTTAAACCGGGAAAGTTTACGCGTAATGCCGATTGAATCTCCATTTCTAAATACATGAAAAATTATATCACTATTCGAATATAATCTACCATTCTCTTGGGATTGTAGGTTTTGAGGCTCGTCTAAAACTATACTGTCATTTTTAATTATTGACATGAATATTTTCAAAGAATCACGGGTGATAATATAAACACTGTCTTTTAGTTCAACAATTCTAGGATCACCATTAACAATTTGGACAAGTTGCCAATTAATTTTAAGTTGAACAGCCTTTTCATTTTCTATATTAGTTGCCTTTAAATTACAAAATGAAAATGAACTTGTAAACCAAAATAGTATCATTGAAGTGATAAATAAGGGCAATTTTGTCATGAGTTAATCATTAATAGTAAAATATTTTATTTCACCTGCTGTCCGTAGCATCCCATTTCATTCTAAAATTAGTAAACTGCTTGCCGTAGGCATTTACTATCAGCCAATACCGATTACTGTCCACCAGGCTACGGTCTTACCAGGTTCATGCCGGTCGGAGTTTTTCATTAGCAAGTTTACAAGGCCAAGGAGAGCATGGATTAAAATTCATCTCGATTTGAATAGTTGGGTAATGTAATCAAGGCTATTGTCAACGCTGTATAGGCGAAAATATAGAAAAAAACTTCTTTCTTTCTATTGTTGACAATTCGATATTGTCTATGATTTTCTTTGGAAAAATCAATTGCAACAAAATAAATATAGTAATAGGCAGGATTAAAAGGTATATTCCTCCATTTCCAAATTTCTCGAAGTACAAATATCTTAAAGACCACTTCTTTCCTAGAAAGAAAGTAAATAATTAAATAACATTCAATGATAAGAAAAATGCAAAAATCATTCTTGCAAAAACTAAACAGGTTTAGTTATCTACTCCCCGATCTTTCTCGCACTGGTAAACAATAGTTTTAATCATTTTTTGAATAAACTGCATGTTTATCATTTTAGTAGTTGCCTTCCTCTAAAAAAATCAAGAAGTCTTAATGAAACATCTATTGCCATTGATGTCGCCCTTCTTGCGGGTGTAAAATTAGCAAGTGTACCCCACCTTTTCATAAAAATCGTCGCAGCGCGACGATTTGTCGGTAGCCTTCGAAATCGACGATTTTTCCCCTCGTTCCGTAGGAACGATTTGTGACGATATAATTCGGAATTGTTTACAATACATCCATACGGGATGTGATGCCTTAAAATTGAATTCGCTACCGACAAGACGTCGCTACGCGACGTGGGGAGTTTCTAGTTTTTGGTTAGTATTCATTATTTACGCCGCTGCCATACTTATGTTGGGAGTGCGGGGTAAAGGATTCACATATACACATGAAATTGGCGTCCTTGCGTCATAGCGTCCTCGCGGTTAAGCTTAACTTCCAAGGCGCGAGGGCGCAGAGAAGCGCGAGGAATGATCAGCAGGAGATTTTTCCGACACGGGTGGCATGCCTCCCTCCTTCAAAATGTGTATTCAGGAAGATGTTCACCATTTTTTCTACATCGCTTTCGCGGACAAAGCGGGCGGGGATGCAGATGATGTTGGCATTGTTGTGTTCACGGGCCAGCTTGGCGAGTTCTTCGCCCCAGCATAAAGCAGCACGAATGCCCTGGTGTTTGTTGGCGGTGATGGCTACGCCATTTCCACTGCCACAGATAAGAATGCCACAGGCGGCTTCGCCTTTTTCTACGGCACTGGCCACCGGATGGGCAAAATCGGGATAATCCACTGAATCAGCGGAGAAGGGGCCAAAGTCTTTAAAGGGAATACCCTTTCCTTCGAGAAAAGAAATGATTTCTTCTTTGTATTGGTAACCGGCGTGGTCGCCTCCAATGGCGATGGGTTTAGTATGGTCGAAGGGTGTTTCCATTTGGCAAAGTTAGTTATTATGATTACACGATTTATTATGACACGAATTAAGACGAATTCAAGGAATTGCACGAATTGTTTAATAAATAATTCGTGTTATAAGCATTTAAGACCACTCCGCCTCTTCCGCCTTCAATCTCTTCTTCTCCGCCCTTGCAGACAAACGAATGGAAATTTCGTATAAAAAATAAATGGGAAGCGTAACAATACACTGGCTTATGACATCGGGTGGAGTAATGGCTGCAGCCACAATAAGAATGATGACGATGGCATGCCGACGATATTTGCGCAGGAAGGATGGCCCTACGATCCCGATCTTGGTCAGGAATAATATGACCAGCGGAAGTTGAAAGGTTAAACCCGTTCCCAACACGAGTGGCAACATGGTGTCAATATAACTGGTGACGGACCATTGGTTCTTGATGGTATCATCGAGTGTAAATCCGGCAAGGAAGTTTACGGTATATGGAGCTATGACCAGGTACCCAAAACAGATACCCAGAAAGAATAAAAAGGATACCCAGAAAACAACACCACGTGTAGTGGATTTTTCGTTGGGTGTAAGGGCAGGCTTTACAAAGCGCCAGAACTCCCAGAATATATAAGGGAAAGCCAGGATGACCCCGCCAATGGCAATAAAGGTGAAAAGCAAAGTGATCTGACCGGTCATGACCACATTCTGCATATTGACGGGAATATCTCCCACACACATGACTTCTGCAAGACCAAGCTTATGTCCCAATTTACACATGGCCCGGTAGGTGATAAAATCGGTATGCAGGGGCCCCATGAGCAGATTGCGAAAAAGGGGTTTATAGTAGATGGCTACCACCACAGCACCGATGACAATGGCTACTACGGAACGGAACAGGTGCGCCCGCAACTCCTCCAGGTGGTCCATAAAGGACATTTCCGCCCGGTCAACCTTCTTACCTTTTCTAAATAATGCCATGCCAGTTAATAAAAATAAAGAGGTGCAAAGATAAAGAGTTTAGCGGGCCGGGGCCTATTTCAGTACCCGCATTTTCACCATCTCAATACGGGTATCAGAAACAGTGACGATATCAAATTCATAATCCCCGATAATGATCCTTTCCTTTTGCTGAGGGATGGTTTCGTGGTAATTGATGATCAGCCCGGACAAGGTTTCCGACTCGGTGGGCGGGAAGGCCAGGTGATATTTCTCCCGGAGATAATCCACCTCCAACCGGCCGGAGAAGATGTATTCATTCTCAGCGATCTGCTTTTCTACAAATTCCTCCACATCATATTCGTCCTGTATCTCGCCAAATATCTCCTCGAGGATATCTTCCATGGTAATGATACCCGAGGTACCGCCAAATTCATCCACCACCCAGGCAATGCTCTTTCTTTCCTTGCTGAATTTATTGATGAGGTCGGTGGCGCTCATGCTTTCAGGAATGGCCGGAATGGGAAGCAATACCTGCTGAATGGTGCCGGGGTTCTTGAACATGTCCAACTGGTGAACATAACCCAGGAGGTGATCGATATTCTGCTCAAAAATGACGATCCGGGAGAGCTTGGTCTCCGCAAACAGGCGACGGAGCTCACTTACCGGGGCATGAATATCCAGTCCCACGATCTCTTTACGAGGCACCAGGCATTGCCGGATCTTGACCTTGGAGAATTCAAGGGCGTTTTCAAATAATTCAGTATTGAGGTTTTCATCCCCTTCATCCCCATGATGATTTTGATGAAAAAGGTTCTCCAGATCGCTTCGGCTAAAAGCTTCTTTCTTCTCATCTACCCGGATATTGAAGAGATAACGCAGTATCCAGTTTGACATGGCGATAAAGGCCGCGGCAATGGGATAGAATATCTGGTAGAAAAAGGAAATGATATGTACAAGGGCAGAGAGGATGGAATTACTCCGTGCGCGGAAAATGGCCCGGGGAATGAACTCGGCAAAAATGATGACCAATAGCGTGGAAATAGCGATCTCGACGAGGATTCGCCCTACACCAGGTACATGCGCATAATCCCAAATGGGGCGCATGACATCACTGATCTGTAATCCAAAAAAAACGAGGAAGATATTAAAGCCCACCAGGGTGGTGCCGAGAAATCGAATGGGTGATTCGACAAATTCATCGAGTATTTCGCCGCTGACCTTGCCTTGTTTTTTCTTGAGTTCAATATCCAGGCGGTTGGCGCTATAAAAAGCCATTTCGATCCCGGCAAAAAAGCCCATCAGGATCAAGGTCATGAGAAACCAGGTGAGTGTTTTTACATCGAACATAGATCGGAGGGCAAATTACGTTAAAAACAGGGGATTAGGTAGGAACTGAGATGACAGATGACGGATGACAGATGACTGAGGTAATGGGGCCTGCCTCCGGACCCCGGACTCAGTCATCTGTCATCCGTCATCTGTCATCAGAAAACAAACTCAACCTAAAAAACTGAAAACCAACTCCTCCGCCTCTTTGCAAGCCCTGTCCAGCCGGTCGTTTACTATGATCCGGTCGAACTGGTGGCGGAAGCTCATTTCGTACCCGGCCTTATTGATCCGGGCTTCGAGGGATTCGGGGGTTTCGGTACCCCGGGCTTCGAGCCGGCGCCGGAGCTCTTCCAGGGAAGGAGGCTCGATAAAAAGGGAGAGGCACTGACCGGGGTACTGGTCCTGTATATGGATACCCCCTTTTACATCTACATCCAGTAAAGGAGCTTTATTGGCCTTCCAAATGCGTTCGATCTCCGATTTCAGGGTACCATAGTATTTGCCTTCGTACACCATTTCCCATTCGGCAAACTCATTGTTCTCGATCTTATGCCGGAAGTCGGTTACAGACATGAAATAATAATCCACGCCGTTTTTTTCATTGGCACGGGGAGAGCGTGTTGCTGCCGAAACAGAAAAAGCAAGTTTATCGGGCAGGGATTTAAGCAGGTGCCGGGTGATGGAGGTTTTACCGGCGCCAGAGGGTGCGGCGATGATGATGATCTTTCCAGGGGTCATGCGCGCAAAGATAGACCAGGATTTAATGATTGCATGGATTGCTTGGATTAAGGTCTTTTTTATTTCTCGCGGCGAACGCAAAGAAATGACGGACGCTGCGGTAGCCTTCATCTCGAAGTTTAGAAAGCCGTTGCGTTCTTTTACTCTCAGCGTTCGCTGCGAGAAACCAAACCTATTGAACCAACTTGGCTATCGCCTGCAAAGGCAGACTCTCCATTAATTTGGTCGCTTCGCTTTCGGTGGTCTTGTTTACGGTAAATGTTAGCAGGGCATTGCCAAAGGGCAATTGAATGGTATAATTGAATTCACCATCCACTTGACCGGCCTGTCTTTCCATGCGGGCTTTATAGCCTTGTACTTTGATGGTCTTGCTGTTCTCATCCCGCATCATACCCCCTACCATGGGATTATTTAGCAAGGCATTCAGGGTAGTGACAAGTGGAGAATTACTGATCAGTTCAAACTTTACTTTTTCGTTGGGTGTACCATAGCTGCGGGACACGGTGGCACCTACCATACCCAGGTTGCTGGTGACATGGTCGTCCTTTGGATTGATAGCGGCATCCCCCATTTTCGCGGGCAGCATTTTGAGGATCTCTTTTCCAATCGTGATGTCGATCTCACTCAGGGCTTGTTGCAGGGCAAAATGGGTCTCTTCGAGTTTATTGGCCGCGTACGATGTTTTAGCCGTGGTGATTTCTTTTTTGAAATCGGTTTCGGTTTGTGCCAGGGTAACCAGACCGCTCAGCAGAAACAAGGGAAGGAATATTTTTTTCATTTGCTTGATGTTAAGTGAAGGATTATTGTTCTCCCATGCGGCGTTTGATGTCATCAATATCGAATAGGGCGCCGGCCTTGAGTACTTCATTCTCATCTTTGAAGTTGATGCACTCCCAAACGATCATGGAGGACTGTCCAAGAGGAACGATCAGTGTATAACCTTTGCTGTCGTCATATTGGATCAGGGCTTTATAATTCTTTACCCGTACCTGTTTCACATTCTGGTCATTGGCACCCGCCTGGGTATAGGCCCCACTGAAATAGAGATTGACCCAACCGGAGTAAAAGGAGTTGTTTCCAATGGACATACTCAATTGACGTTCCTTACCATCACTGTACACCCGTAGGATGGTCAGGTTTGACCAGCCCCATTGGTTGCTCACCACTTTATCCTGCAGCGTATCTTCTTTCATATCGAGGATCTGATCGGGGAGGGCTTTTAGCAATTCTCTTCCCAATTGGATCTCTACACCAACCAGTGCCTGCTGAATGGAATAGCGGGCATCACTGAAATTGCCGGCGGCATGCGCCTGTTCCGCATCATTGATCTGTTGTACAACATCGGGCGGCGTGGTATTGGTGAGACCGCCA from Chitinophagales bacterium carries:
- the rpiB gene encoding ribose 5-phosphate isomerase B gives rise to the protein METPFDHTKPIAIGGDHAGYQYKEEIISFLEGKGIPFKDFGPFSADSVDYPDFAHPVASAVEKGEAACGILICGSGNGVAITANKHQGIRAALCWGEELAKLAREHNNANIICIPARFVRESDVEKMVNIFLNTHFEGGRHATRVGKISC
- the tatC gene encoding twin-arginine translocase subunit TatC; this translates as MALFRKGKKVDRAEMSFMDHLEELRAHLFRSVVAIVIGAVVVAIYYKPLFRNLLMGPLHTDFITYRAMCKLGHKLGLAEVMCVGDIPVNMQNVVMTGQITLLFTFIAIGGVILAFPYIFWEFWRFVKPALTPNEKSTTRGVVFWVSFLFFLGICFGYLVIAPYTVNFLAGFTLDDTIKNQWSVTSYIDTMLPLVLGTGLTFQLPLVILFLTKIGIVGPSFLRKYRRHAIVIILIVAAAITPPDVISQCIVTLPIYFLYEISIRLSARAEKKRLKAEEAEWS
- a CDS encoding HlyC/CorC family transporter, which produces MFDVKTLTWFLMTLILMGFFAGIEMAFYSANRLDIELKKKQGKVSGEILDEFVESPIRFLGTTLVGFNIFLVFFGLQISDVMRPIWDYAHVPGVGRILVEIAISTLLVIIFAEFIPRAIFRARSNSILSALVHIISFFYQIFYPIAAAFIAMSNWILRYLFNIRVDEKKEAFSRSDLENLFHQNHHGDEGDENLNTELFENALEFSKVKIRQCLVPRKEIVGLDIHAPVSELRRLFAETKLSRIVIFEQNIDHLLGYVHQLDMFKNPGTIQQVLLPIPAIPESMSATDLINKFSKERKSIAWVVDEFGGTSGIITMEDILEEIFGEIQDEYDVEEFVEKQIAENEYIFSGRLEVDYLREKYHLAFPPTESETLSGLIINYHETIPQQKERIIIGDYEFDIVTVSDTRIEMVKMRVLK
- the gmk gene encoding guanylate kinase, coding for MTPGKIIIIAAPSGAGKTSITRHLLKSLPDKLAFSVSAATRSPRANEKNGVDYYFMSVTDFRHKIENNEFAEWEMVYEGKYYGTLKSEIERIWKANKAPLLDVDVKGGIHIQDQYPGQCLSLFIEPPSLEELRRRLEARGTETPESLEARINKAGYEMSFRHQFDRIIVNDRLDRACKEAEELVFSFLG